A window from Apostichopus japonicus isolate 1M-3 chromosome 2, ASM3797524v1, whole genome shotgun sequence encodes these proteins:
- the LOC139977752 gene encoding excitatory amino acid transporter 3-like, with amino-acid sequence MSTLYESDDETSTSTASSAKSSRRCLNSETILLILLIASVIAGFLAGWLIGKNKDFTDDEIFYITFPGTIFMNMLKMMIVPLIVSSLISSLASLDSAMSGKLGVRAVAYYFITTVIAVILGITLVLTIQPGIRAGTVPTAPDEDNEDFNSAYAFMDIILNIFPPNIVEACFRTYKTNVYREVIPAESLTSSDLYNVTLLSGLTVSQSIALMNSKLRKMKNKATSFQGDLLEKDETLGDLNPFLALMDENDQSASSFMLDIESTDPNSDLVSLQQLQMNLQTNINEFRTSITNFPSMLTSYELSIIQNSTRGVLQATVVMQNEMLILTEGLTTPYNDTLPADVAYPISNTMTSLDHVLYVLQPVDQSMIARQLNKQLMRVIEITGKALATDTSSDLHRSFNTMSAQMMNVLIAALHGLDTQSALNLGHVTESLLQMSVNLMYLMDSENLLDTEALDVMNNLLDDVNSVLLDLSKLTNQPKTGGVDSLLQLENLFNDLDAILVDMTTVIKSSTDYVVWYNDNSTDTVNILYVGEFLYNMNILGLVSFSIAFGVVVGRQGDDGQLVLRFFSATNEAVMTLVGIIMWYGPIGVFFLILGSMIAVDNWADLLESLGLFMATVLSGLLIHGLIVLPLLYLIATRKNPYKYLAGVTQAMFTALGTSSSSATLPITTRCLEENNHINPRVTRFVLPLGATINMDGTGLYEAVAAIFVAQMNGIYLSVAEVITISLTATFVSIGAAGIPQAGVVTLVIVLTAVGLPTDDVGLILAVDFILDRFRTMVNVEGDSIGAGIVHHLSRKDLKEAEIRDDQQSCTNKAYDDESDKRTAKEQNDDIIIGNGDTIIGQINDRKIDDTKM; translated from the exons ATGTCGACACTGTACGAGAGTGACGACGAAACTTCCACGTCGACGGCGTCTTCCGCCAAGAGTTCTAGGAGATGTCTAAACTCCGAAACTATCCTCTTGATCTTACTCATCGCTTCAGTCATCGCTGGATTTCTTGCTGGTTGGTTAATCGGGAAAAATAAGGACTTTACCGACGACGAGATATTTTATATCACTTTTCCCGGAACCATTTTTATGAATATGTTGAAGATGATGATAGTTCCGCTAATTGTGTCTAGCCTGATCAGTAGTCTAGCCTCTTTAGATTCTGCTATGTCGGGCAAGCTGGGGGTCAGGGCCGTTGCTTACTACTTCATTACGACAGTCATCGCGGTCATCCTCGGAATTACGTTGGTTCTTACGATTCAGCCCGGAATACGAGCGGGGACTGTGCCCACGGCGCCCGACGAAGACAACGAAGATTTCAATTCGGCGTATGCGTTCATGGATATTATTTT GAATATATTTCCACCGAACATTGTAGAAGCATGCTTCAGAACA TACAAGACGAACGTTTACCGAGAAGTAATTCCTGCAGAGAGTCTGACCTCTAGTGACCTCTATAACGTGACCTTACTGTCTGGACTGACCGTCTCACAGTCTATAGCTCTCATGAACAGTAAATTGAGGAAAATGAAGAATAAGGCCACCTCCTTCCAAGGGGATCTCCTTGAAAAAGATGAAACATTGGGTGATTTAAATCCGTTCCTTGCTCTGATGGATGAAAATGACCAATCTGCTTCTTCTTTTATGCTTGATATCGAATCAACCGATCCAAACAGTGACCTCGTATCGCTACAGCAGTTACAAATGAATCTACAAACCAATATCAATGAATTCCGCACGTCTATCACAAACTTCCCAAGTATGTTAACGTCGTATGAGTTAAGTATTATTCAAAACTCGACGAGAGGGGTCTTACAAGCCACCGTAGTCATGCAGAATGAGATGCTCATATTGACGGAGGGATTGACGACTCCGTACAATGATACTCTTCCTGCCGATGTCGCCTACCCCATTTCAAACACTATGACGTCATTGGATCACGTGCTGTACGTCCTGCAACCTGTTGACCAGAGTATGATTGCGCGTCAATTGAATAAGCAGTTAATGCGAGTGATCGAGATAACCGGGAAGGCTCTCGCTACGGACACATCCAGTGACTTGCATCGATCCTTTAACACAATGTCTGCCCAGATGATGAACGTACTGATTGCCGCATTACATGGATTAGATACGCAGAGCGCCCTCAACTTAGGTCACGTGACAGAAAGCTTGCTACAGATGTCCGTAAATCTGATGTATTTGATGGACTCCGAGAATCTGCTGGACACCGAAGCTCTCGATGTTATGAACAACCTTCTCGATGACGTCAACAGTGTCTTGTTGGATTTATCAAAGTTAACGAACCAGCCGAAAACGGGCGGTGTCGATAGTCTCCTACAGTTAGAGAATCTGTTTAACGATCTAGACGCCATTTTGGTTGACATGACAACCGTTATAAAATCCAGCACTGACTATGTCGTCTGGTATAATGATAATAGTACAGACACAGTGAATATACTTTACGTCGGTGAATTTCTCTATAACATGAATATACTCGGTCTCGTGTCCTTCTCAATCGCCTTTGGAGTTGTCGTTGGACGGCAAGGCGACGATGGACAGTTAGTCTTGAGGTTCTTTTCAGCCACCAATGAAGCAGTTATGACCCTTGTAGGGATCATAATGTG GTATGGTCCTATCGGTGTGTTCTTTCTCATCCTCGGTTCCATGATAGCTGTCGATAACTGGGCTGACCTCTTAGAATCGTTAGGTCTCTTCATGGCTACCGTACTCAGCGGTCTCCTCATCCATGGGCTGATAGTACTACCCTTATTGTATCTGATCGCAACGCGAAAGAATCCGTATAAATATCTAGCGGGAGTAACGCAGGCAATGTTCACAGCACTTGGAACTTCATCAAG TTCAGCCACCCTGCCTATCACAACTCGGTGCCTGGAGGAGAACAATCACATAAATCCTAGGGTGACGAGATTCGTGCTTCCTTTAGGAGCAACCATTAACATGGACGGCACGGGGCTCTATGAAGCGGTAGCTGCTATCTTTGTGGCACAGATGAACGGCATCTACTTAAGTGTCGCGGAAGTCATCACCATCAG CTTGACTGCAACTTTTGTGAGCATCGGAGCAGCGGGAATTCCCCAAGCTGGAGTAGTGACGTTAGTGATCGTGTTGACTGCCGTTGGTTTGCCTACTGACGATGTAGGTCTTATCCTAGCTGTTGATTTCATACT AGACCGATTCCGGACCATGGTCAATGTTGAAGGTGACTCCATCGGGGCTGGTATCGTTCATCACCTCTCTAGAAAGGATTTGAAAGAGGCAGAAATAAGAGATGACCAGCAGAGCTGCACGAATAAAGCCTACGATGACGAAAGCGATAAAAGAACAGCGAAAGAACAAAACGATGATATAATAATCGGAAATGGAGATACTATTATAGGACAAATAAATGACAGAAAGATAGACGAtactaaaatgtaa